A stretch of the Bdellovibrio sp. 22V genome encodes the following:
- a CDS encoding translocation/assembly module TamB, whose translation MKRAFWILITPLAGFLVLWLVLSWWVAPQVESWALNQIQTYSANSLPVNIRAEKLHLKLFRPSATLEGIEVTGKGELAESLRQIKVASVRIYIDVFHLLAGKLKLSAIVVDSPEADINVDPFMKKDTPPKELPMDAIFNQLEQLPLQRIFLQNIHVKVSSQELKFDVTVKSGDLLVTNMGKNLTAKVNIPSLDLGLTRMGHFQGSLDTHLYLTRQSLRIIQLGLRLDESELLARGELTKFSQVLIRPSGVLDLSAKINLSDVQKELKKLNVKLPAFSGELNTEVEGRFDGLDNIVAKADINTRALVIDKFELGDSRIQGEYKDQIIRLSEVKVQHPAGEAVLTKSEIELDRSYQFKSKISVPNLDLQKLFQSLDLGGIPVGVEIAAELPCEGQIYPTFQVTCTGVRMSGQDLWVKSANNSKGTAILNVGRLTAQGQVQVTTKAVSYAANLSVGDSSGATDGVIDFATGFRINYGTKKLDMKDIKNLAGLKLQGFASIDGSTSGDSNAAIFDMSLNARNFVFEDFSLGNLITKLKYRGGRLLFEDIAGAVNKTQYLGDLEVNLNKNTLGGEFSIPTADLADIAVVFERIYKLPFAVQGLGAAKARVDGPLNFWRMNYHLESAFKKVIIGPEIFDSLIFNASADNGNIRADNVILQKGASTVTVQGGIGNTQIMNLYADGKNWKLEESDFINKINSTIAGNLNFAAELKDAVTSPNILVKGAITDTFLEEQEFPNSNFILRTNKDAFSAQLSLFGDKVQGEFQIPFERKAPLIVKMKTLNWNFSNLLGIVGGASLANEYQSNLTSTIDLRSESGELFKSTGKLTIQNFSLKRGPMSFSNQGPMEITSDNGLMNIRNFRLEGPQNSLSLRGENFTSQNLNVGLNLKADLRLFQIFTPFLEDLGGPVDVTATVSGPLLKPEVIGNANTRNTFIKIKGFPHPIEKLSTDVVFSQSKILINSIKGNIAGGTLSGDGGVSINGIKDLPTSIRLHMEGVTFNVPDKVKSSGRADLLFAGRWFPFVLSGTYFISNGVVEKEFTEDGGVAGVRQSLYLPKVIKESNFEPVILDLQLIMERNIIVKNSLIDGSVNGNLQVKGPPGNPVLLGKIAMDKNSKLIFKDKVFNVQSGIVEFTDPDEINPNLYVSAISRIDEYDITVIAQGTAKNLAIRLNSVPPLSEQDIISLIALGITSSSMEQNMQSRQQAEQLGAEIGGAVLAKPISRFTESALGVNVQVTSEYDSTRNISVPKITLSRPLSERVKMSGSRPVGDSSSYDLKLEYFLNSNWTAIGSYENRGAEDNTTLQNTQPAAQSVFGLDLEFKREFK comes from the coding sequence ATGAAGCGCGCTTTCTGGATTCTTATCACGCCGCTGGCGGGCTTCTTAGTTTTATGGTTAGTGCTTTCGTGGTGGGTGGCTCCGCAAGTTGAAAGCTGGGCCCTCAATCAAATTCAAACTTATTCAGCAAATTCTCTTCCCGTAAATATTCGTGCAGAGAAACTTCATCTGAAACTTTTCCGTCCGTCGGCGACGTTGGAAGGAATTGAAGTCACGGGCAAAGGCGAATTGGCGGAAAGTCTTCGTCAGATCAAAGTGGCGAGTGTGCGCATTTACATCGACGTTTTCCATCTTCTTGCGGGAAAGCTCAAACTTTCTGCGATTGTTGTGGATTCTCCGGAAGCGGATATCAATGTCGATCCGTTCATGAAGAAAGATACGCCGCCCAAAGAACTTCCAATGGATGCAATCTTCAATCAATTGGAACAGCTTCCTTTGCAAAGGATCTTTTTGCAAAACATCCATGTCAAAGTCAGTTCGCAAGAATTGAAATTCGATGTCACGGTCAAAAGCGGCGACCTCCTTGTTACAAACATGGGGAAAAACCTGACGGCGAAGGTGAACATTCCTTCTTTGGATCTGGGTTTAACTCGTATGGGGCACTTCCAGGGTTCGCTCGACACGCACTTGTATCTGACTCGCCAGTCTTTGCGAATTATTCAATTGGGTCTGCGCTTGGACGAGTCCGAACTTCTGGCGCGTGGTGAGTTGACGAAATTCAGTCAGGTCTTGATTCGTCCTTCCGGAGTTTTAGATCTTTCGGCAAAAATCAATCTAAGTGACGTCCAAAAAGAATTGAAAAAACTAAACGTCAAACTTCCCGCTTTTTCAGGCGAGCTGAATACGGAAGTGGAAGGCCGCTTTGACGGTCTTGATAACATCGTCGCGAAAGCGGACATTAACACGCGCGCTTTGGTTATTGATAAATTCGAATTGGGTGACTCGCGCATCCAAGGTGAATACAAAGACCAGATCATCCGTTTGTCTGAAGTGAAAGTGCAACACCCGGCTGGTGAAGCGGTATTAACAAAATCGGAAATTGAATTGGATCGCAGCTACCAATTCAAATCTAAAATCTCCGTTCCGAATCTAGATCTGCAAAAATTATTTCAGAGTTTGGACTTAGGCGGAATTCCTGTCGGTGTTGAAATCGCCGCAGAACTTCCTTGCGAAGGACAGATCTACCCGACTTTCCAAGTGACCTGCACCGGTGTTCGTATGTCAGGCCAGGACTTGTGGGTGAAGTCGGCAAACAACAGCAAGGGCACTGCGATTCTCAATGTCGGTCGTTTAACGGCACAAGGCCAAGTGCAAGTGACGACGAAAGCGGTCAGTTATGCCGCGAACCTTTCTGTCGGCGACAGCTCAGGGGCAACGGACGGCGTGATTGATTTTGCCACAGGATTTAGAATCAATTACGGCACGAAAAAACTCGATATGAAAGATATTAAAAATCTTGCCGGCTTAAAGCTGCAGGGTTTTGCCAGTATTGACGGTTCCACTTCCGGCGATTCAAACGCGGCGATCTTTGATATGAGTCTTAATGCACGCAACTTCGTGTTTGAAGATTTCTCCCTAGGAAATCTAATCACGAAACTAAAATACCGTGGCGGCCGTTTGTTGTTTGAAGACATCGCCGGAGCCGTCAACAAAACTCAGTACTTGGGTGATCTTGAAGTGAATTTAAATAAAAACACTTTGGGCGGCGAATTCAGCATCCCCACCGCCGACTTGGCTGACATTGCCGTGGTCTTTGAACGCATTTACAAACTCCCCTTCGCGGTTCAAGGTTTGGGCGCAGCCAAGGCGCGCGTCGACGGCCCGCTCAACTTCTGGCGCATGAATTATCATTTGGAGTCCGCGTTTAAGAAAGTCATCATCGGGCCCGAGATTTTTGACTCGTTGATTTTCAATGCTTCCGCGGATAACGGAAATATTCGCGCTGACAACGTGATTCTGCAAAAAGGCGCCAGCACGGTCACGGTTCAAGGCGGTATCGGCAATACACAAATCATGAACCTTTATGCCGACGGTAAAAACTGGAAACTGGAAGAGTCCGACTTCATCAACAAAATCAATTCGACCATCGCAGGTAATTTGAATTTCGCAGCGGAACTTAAAGACGCCGTGACCTCGCCAAATATTTTAGTCAAAGGCGCCATCACCGACACCTTCCTTGAAGAACAAGAATTTCCAAACTCGAATTTTATCTTGCGCACCAATAAAGACGCCTTCAGTGCGCAGCTCAGCTTGTTTGGCGACAAAGTTCAAGGTGAGTTCCAGATTCCATTTGAAAGAAAAGCGCCGTTGATCGTAAAAATGAAAACGCTCAACTGGAATTTCTCAAACCTCCTGGGCATTGTCGGCGGAGCAAGCCTTGCCAATGAATATCAGTCCAATTTGACTTCGACGATTGATCTGCGCTCTGAAAGCGGCGAGCTTTTTAAATCCACGGGCAAGTTAACGATCCAGAATTTCTCGTTAAAACGCGGGCCGATGAGCTTCAGCAACCAAGGGCCGATGGAGATCACAAGCGACAACGGTCTTATGAATATCCGTAACTTCCGTTTGGAAGGACCACAAAACTCCCTTTCTTTGCGCGGTGAAAATTTCACTTCGCAGAACCTGAACGTAGGATTGAATCTGAAAGCGGATCTGCGTTTGTTCCAAATCTTCACACCATTCTTGGAAGATCTCGGTGGTCCCGTCGATGTAACGGCGACTGTTTCGGGACCGCTTCTTAAACCGGAAGTGATTGGAAATGCGAATACACGCAATACGTTTATAAAAATCAAAGGTTTCCCGCACCCGATCGAGAAACTTTCAACGGATGTGGTATTCTCACAAAGTAAAATCCTGATCAACTCGATCAAAGGAAATATCGCCGGCGGGACTCTTTCAGGCGACGGCGGCGTTTCGATCAACGGCATCAAAGATCTTCCGACCTCGATCCGTTTGCATATGGAAGGTGTTACTTTCAACGTACCAGATAAAGTGAAAAGCAGCGGTCGTGCGGATTTATTATTTGCAGGGCGCTGGTTCCCGTTTGTTCTATCGGGAACGTACTTTATCTCAAACGGCGTGGTTGAAAAAGAATTCACCGAAGACGGCGGTGTGGCGGGGGTCCGTCAAAGCTTGTATCTTCCGAAAGTGATCAAAGAGAGCAATTTCGAACCGGTGATTTTGGATTTGCAGCTCATTATGGAGCGAAATATTATCGTTAAGAACTCGCTGATCGACGGCTCTGTGAACGGAAATCTGCAAGTGAAAGGGCCTCCGGGAAATCCGGTTCTGCTTGGCAAAATCGCCATGGATAAAAATTCAAAGCTGATCTTTAAAGACAAAGTCTTTAACGTGCAAAGCGGCATTGTCGAGTTTACGGATCCAGACGAAATCAATCCGAATCTTTATGTGTCCGCGATTTCACGTATCGATGAATATGACATCACGGTGATTGCGCAGGGAACGGCCAAAAATCTGGCGATTCGCTTGAACTCGGTGCCGCCTCTGTCGGAACAAGATATTATTTCTTTGATCGCTCTTGGCATCACTTCGTCGTCGATGGAACAAAACATGCAGTCCCGCCAACAAGCGGAACAGCTGGGTGCAGAGATCGGCGGTGCGGTTCTCGCAAAACCGATCAGCCGCTTTACTGAAAGCGCTTTGGGCGTCAACGTGCAAGTGACTTCCGAGTACGATTCCACTCGCAATATCTCGGTACCTAAAATCACTTTGAGCCGCCCGCTTTCAGAACGCGTAAAAATGTCAGGCAGCCGTCCTGTGGGTGACTCCTCGTCTTATGATTTGAAATTAGAATACTTCCTAAATAGCAACTGGACTGCGATCGGTTCGTACGAAAACCGCGGAGCCGAAGACAATACGACGTTGCAAAACACGCAGCCGGCGGCGCAAAGCGTGTTCGGTTTGGATCTTGAGTTTAAGAGGGAGTTTAAGTAG
- the efp gene encoding elongation factor P, protein MYETSDFKKGLKIMIEGKPYVIVDFQHVKPGKGNQFTRTKLRNMLTGQNLESTFKSGEKFEVPNVENKEMTFLYKDDSGYNFMSPESYEQIAMSEEDLGESKYYLTENLKVVILFYNEKAVACDVPKAVNLTVAKADPGIKGDRVTGATKPATMETGLVVNVPLHINEGDVLRIDTASGDYVERVTQK, encoded by the coding sequence ATGTACGAAACGTCGGATTTTAAAAAAGGTCTTAAAATCATGATCGAGGGCAAGCCCTATGTGATCGTGGATTTCCAACACGTTAAGCCAGGTAAAGGCAACCAATTCACGCGCACAAAACTTAGAAACATGCTGACAGGCCAAAATTTGGAATCGACTTTCAAATCTGGCGAAAAGTTTGAAGTTCCTAACGTAGAAAACAAAGAGATGACGTTCCTTTACAAGGACGACTCCGGCTATAACTTCATGTCTCCAGAGTCTTACGAGCAAATCGCTATGTCTGAAGAAGACTTGGGCGAGTCTAAGTACTACCTCACTGAAAATCTTAAAGTTGTGATCTTGTTCTACAACGAAAAAGCCGTTGCTTGTGACGTACCAAAAGCCGTGAACTTGACTGTGGCTAAAGCAGATCCAGGTATCAAAGGGGACCGTGTGACGGGCGCGACGAAGCCTGCAACAATGGAAACTGGACTTGTTGTGAACGTTCCACTTCACATCAACGAAGGCGACGTTCTTCGTATCGATACAGCGTCTGGTGACTACGTAGAACGCGTGACTCAAAAATAG
- a CDS encoding class I SAM-dependent methyltransferase, with product MSQDKKLTDNRDGYNAWSKFYDQYPNPTVAMDELSFANYWQNLGNKNVLEIGCGTGRNTEKLAAKGNHILGVDVSEGMLQVAREKFPPEDNRVKLVHGDFMTLTEFPGAPFDAVVSSLVLEHIENLSAYFKKVASLLKPQGEVFLSEIHPERTAKGVLAHFKTPDEQEIHLTSHPHTEEQIDRAAALAGFSIEKCETIYGNEELAQIHPKWSRHLGQPMLQIWVLKKSQ from the coding sequence ATGTCTCAAGATAAAAAACTCACAGACAATCGAGACGGCTACAATGCGTGGTCAAAATTTTACGATCAGTATCCTAACCCAACCGTCGCGATGGATGAATTGTCCTTTGCGAATTATTGGCAAAACTTAGGTAACAAGAACGTTCTGGAAATCGGCTGTGGCACAGGTCGGAATACTGAAAAGTTGGCGGCGAAAGGAAATCACATCTTAGGTGTCGATGTCTCGGAAGGTATGTTGCAGGTGGCGCGCGAAAAATTTCCTCCCGAAGACAACCGCGTGAAACTGGTGCATGGCGATTTCATGACACTGACGGAATTTCCCGGCGCTCCTTTTGACGCCGTGGTTTCGAGTTTGGTTTTAGAACATATCGAAAATCTCTCGGCGTACTTTAAGAAAGTGGCGTCCTTACTGAAACCCCAGGGCGAGGTTTTCCTTTCAGAAATTCATCCGGAGCGAACTGCGAAAGGCGTGCTTGCGCACTTTAAAACTCCCGATGAACAAGAAATCCATCTGACTAGCCACCCGCACACGGAGGAGCAGATTGACCGGGCCGCCGCTCTGGCGGGCTTTTCCATCGAAAAATGCGAGACCATTTACGGGAACGAAGAGCTTGCGCAGATCCATCCCAAGTGGTCCCGCCACCTTGGCCAGCCCATGCTGCAAATCTGGGTGCTCAAGAAGAGCCAATAA
- a CDS encoding tetratricopeptide repeat protein, which produces MEVMKIDASTVEKYQMILEKDPNSQVFAPLAEAYREMGMLSEAQKTVTAGVQRHPQFVGGLVTYAKIFRDLGHLGKALEALKKATSLAPENILAHQLLAEVELANKNPKDALKAFKMVLFLNPNSKSAQRAVQKLESLTADEYDEDVFAMTKLPEVLLDNPPTPTPRLQEKQDEMVVKPTPVTPNKALERMLSLIDAFIVRNDLEKAHALLKDTRIEFGDHPEIQRRMKTLQVRYNDSDEATPLRPLQPREKLIRERKLEVLEMMLRRIQDYRMQS; this is translated from the coding sequence ATGGAAGTGATGAAAATAGATGCAAGCACAGTTGAAAAGTACCAAATGATTCTTGAGAAAGATCCCAACTCTCAGGTTTTCGCTCCATTGGCGGAGGCTTATAGGGAAATGGGCATGCTCTCAGAAGCGCAGAAAACTGTGACTGCGGGCGTTCAACGCCACCCGCAATTTGTCGGCGGACTTGTCACCTACGCAAAAATTTTCCGCGATCTCGGTCATTTAGGAAAAGCCCTGGAAGCCTTGAAGAAAGCGACTTCCCTGGCTCCAGAGAATATTTTAGCGCATCAATTACTTGCCGAAGTGGAGTTGGCGAATAAAAATCCGAAGGATGCTCTTAAGGCCTTTAAGATGGTTTTATTCCTCAATCCTAACTCGAAAAGCGCGCAAAGAGCCGTACAAAAATTAGAATCTTTGACGGCGGACGAATACGATGAAGACGTTTTTGCGATGACAAAACTGCCTGAAGTTTTGCTCGACAATCCGCCGACTCCGACGCCGCGTTTGCAGGAAAAACAAGATGAGATGGTGGTGAAACCCACACCCGTCACGCCCAACAAAGCTTTGGAAAGAATGTTGTCTTTGATTGACGCCTTTATCGTGCGTAACGACCTGGAAAAAGCGCATGCCCTTTTGAAGGACACCCGCATCGAATTTGGCGATCATCCTGAAATTCAGCGCCGAATGAAGACGCTGCAAGTGCGTTATAACGATTCTGATGAGGCAACGCCCCTGCGTCCGTTGCAACCTCGCGAGAAGCTGATTCGCGAGCGCAAATTGGAAGTGTTGGAAATGATGCTTCGCAGAATTCAAGATTATCGCATGCAAAGCTAA
- the ruvC gene encoding crossover junction endodeoxyribonuclease RuvC: protein MSLTILGVDPGSRITGFGVVRVENGRIEHINHGVILLDADQAFPKRMIELGSAFREVMEKYKPQQVVIEKIFLGKNADSAFKLGHARGVVMYEAGAGGADVLEYATRVVKKGVTGNGGASKEDVQAILKAILNLKTINRIDASDALAMACHHAFELKKKSILQRAVSL from the coding sequence ATGTCATTGACGATTCTCGGGGTCGACCCCGGTTCCCGCATTACAGGTTTTGGAGTTGTTCGAGTTGAGAACGGCCGGATTGAGCATATCAATCATGGCGTGATCTTGCTGGATGCGGATCAGGCGTTTCCAAAACGCATGATCGAATTGGGATCGGCGTTTCGCGAAGTGATGGAGAAATACAAACCGCAACAAGTGGTGATTGAAAAAATCTTCTTGGGTAAAAATGCGGACAGCGCTTTCAAACTCGGCCATGCCCGCGGGGTTGTGATGTACGAAGCCGGCGCTGGTGGAGCTGATGTCCTTGAGTATGCGACACGTGTGGTGAAAAAAGGTGTCACAGGAAATGGCGGAGCCTCCAAAGAAGACGTGCAAGCCATTTTGAAGGCGATCCTCAACCTGAAGACCATCAATCGTATTGACGCTTCGGATGCTTTAGCGATGGCTTGTCACCACGCTTTTGAATTGAAAAAGAAATCTATCCTGCAAAGAGCGGTGAGTTTATGA
- the ruvA gene encoding Holliday junction branch migration protein RuvA, with product MIGYLRGKIIEVLSDSALLDVHGVGYEIFASANTLEDLQTLLGKDIIVWVHTHVREDALMLFGFHSKDEKNLFLSLLKVNGVGPKMALSILSGGRPAQIQEMIEAGNAKALSGLPKVGKKTAEQIILTLKGKLVSIEETIKSKSESHTQITSALLNLGYKSQLVDQFVSSLPIEISLEEGVRKGLQTLSGSLS from the coding sequence ATGATCGGTTATTTACGTGGAAAAATTATTGAAGTTTTGAGCGACTCTGCTTTGCTGGATGTTCACGGTGTCGGTTACGAGATCTTTGCATCCGCAAACACCCTGGAAGATCTGCAAACGCTGTTGGGAAAAGATATCATCGTGTGGGTGCATACGCATGTGCGCGAAGATGCGTTGATGCTTTTTGGTTTTCACTCGAAAGATGAAAAAAATCTTTTTCTTTCTTTGCTTAAAGTGAATGGCGTCGGGCCGAAAATGGCTTTGAGCATTCTTTCCGGCGGACGTCCCGCGCAGATTCAGGAAATGATCGAAGCTGGAAATGCCAAAGCGCTTTCGGGACTTCCTAAAGTTGGTAAGAAAACGGCGGAGCAAATTATTCTTACACTCAAAGGAAAACTTGTTTCGATCGAAGAGACAATCAAGTCTAAATCAGAATCGCATACGCAAATCACTTCGGCTTTGCTCAACTTGGGTTATAAATCGCAATTGGTCGATCAATTCGTGTCTTCTTTGCCGATAGAAATTTCTTTGGAAGAAGGCGTGCGTAAAGGTCTGCAGACATTGTCTGGGAGCTTGTCATGA
- the ruvB gene encoding Holliday junction branch migration DNA helicase RuvB, giving the protein MSRILEGDPVEGEKSWENELRPQHFEEFPGQDDVKEKLKVFVAAAKHRGESLDHVLLCGPPGLGKTTLSKIIANDMGAEIKMTSAPAIDKKGDLAAVLTSLKPHSVLFIDEIHRLSRHVEEYLYTAMEDYYIDIVTGEGLGARSMKFQLAPFTLVGATTRAGLLNPPFRDRFGIVERLQFYDKSALQKILLRSADILKVKMDEEGAEEIARRARGTPRVANRLLKRVRDYAQVKGNGTVTKDIAVYALNQLGVDQFGLDLMDRKILSLIQEKYNGGPVGIDTIAAALSEERDTLEEVYEPFLIQEGFIQKTQRGRVITEFAKNTILNVNS; this is encoded by the coding sequence ATGAGTCGCATTCTTGAAGGCGATCCGGTTGAAGGCGAAAAGAGTTGGGAAAACGAACTTCGTCCCCAGCACTTCGAAGAATTCCCAGGGCAGGATGACGTTAAAGAAAAACTAAAAGTCTTTGTGGCTGCGGCAAAACATCGTGGCGAATCCTTGGATCACGTTCTTCTGTGCGGTCCTCCAGGTTTGGGTAAAACGACGTTATCGAAAATCATCGCCAATGATATGGGTGCGGAGATCAAAATGACTTCGGCTCCCGCAATTGACAAAAAAGGCGACCTTGCCGCTGTTTTGACGTCGTTGAAACCTCACTCTGTGTTGTTCATTGATGAGATTCATCGTCTTAGCCGTCACGTGGAAGAGTATCTTTACACGGCGATGGAAGACTACTACATCGACATCGTCACCGGCGAGGGCCTGGGCGCGCGTTCAATGAAATTTCAATTAGCGCCGTTTACTTTGGTAGGGGCGACGACGCGTGCGGGATTGCTCAATCCTCCGTTTCGCGATCGTTTTGGCATTGTCGAGCGTTTGCAGTTTTACGACAAAAGCGCTTTACAAAAAATTCTTCTTCGTTCCGCAGACATCTTAAAAGTCAAAATGGATGAAGAGGGTGCGGAAGAGATCGCACGACGTGCGCGCGGAACTCCGCGTGTGGCGAACCGTTTGTTGAAACGCGTGCGCGACTATGCGCAGGTCAAAGGCAATGGCACCGTCACGAAAGACATCGCGGTCTATGCTTTGAATCAGTTGGGTGTCGATCAGTTCGGTCTGGATTTGATGGATCGGAAAATTCTCAGTTTGATCCAAGAAAAATACAACGGTGGCCCTGTGGGTATTGATACTATTGCCGCAGCTTTGAGCGAGGAGCGCGACACTCTTGAGGAAGTTTACGAGCCTTTCTTGATTCAAGAAGGTTTCATTCAGAAGACGCAGCGAGGCCGCGTAATCACTGAGTTTGCTAAGAATACTATTCTAAACGTGAATTCGTAA
- a CDS encoding asparaginase, protein MASKQPLVVEVLRGPVVESLHQVMAVVVNELGHVKEYWGHPQFLTMPRSAIKMLQALPLIESGAAEKFGLDDKHIALACASHRGEKDHLAALSQWLEKVGIKESQYVCAPHLPYDEASALDMNRRGVKPTALCNNCAGKHAAIITTCLHLGEDPAGYEKYEHNAQKRLRKVLSETMKVDHSKVPHGIDGCGIPTYAVPLQAMAAGMSTFINSKEAPARKAAAERILRAVRSYPFYISGSDNFATAVIEKTQGRAIIKGGAEGVFCGVLPEKKVAFAIKASDGAGRAAQVAAATLLLQLGGLTEAEFKSLAKYTQPSVTNWKGDVVGQMRIAKVG, encoded by the coding sequence ATGGCTTCTAAGCAACCGTTGGTTGTTGAAGTGTTGCGAGGCCCGGTTGTCGAGAGTCTCCACCAAGTCATGGCTGTTGTGGTCAATGAACTAGGACATGTGAAAGAGTATTGGGGGCATCCGCAGTTTTTAACGATGCCTCGAAGTGCTATTAAAATGCTTCAAGCTCTTCCGTTGATTGAATCGGGCGCGGCTGAAAAGTTTGGCCTTGATGACAAACATATTGCTTTGGCATGTGCGTCTCACCGCGGAGAAAAAGATCATCTTGCCGCGCTCTCGCAGTGGCTGGAAAAAGTCGGAATTAAAGAATCACAATATGTCTGCGCTCCGCATTTGCCTTATGACGAAGCCAGTGCTTTGGATATGAACCGTCGTGGTGTCAAGCCCACTGCTCTTTGCAATAACTGCGCTGGTAAGCACGCGGCGATCATCACCACGTGTTTGCATTTGGGTGAAGACCCTGCCGGTTATGAAAAGTACGAACATAATGCGCAAAAAAGATTGCGCAAAGTTTTGAGTGAAACCATGAAAGTCGATCACTCGAAAGTTCCGCACGGTATTGATGGCTGCGGAATTCCGACCTACGCTGTCCCTTTGCAGGCGATGGCTGCAGGCATGTCGACGTTCATTAATTCTAAAGAGGCTCCGGCCCGAAAAGCCGCTGCCGAGCGTATCTTGCGAGCGGTGCGCAGCTATCCGTTTTACATTTCAGGAAGTGACAATTTCGCCACAGCTGTGATTGAAAAGACACAGGGACGCGCCATTATCAAGGGTGGCGCCGAAGGTGTTTTTTGTGGTGTTTTGCCTGAAAAGAAAGTCGCCTTCGCAATCAAGGCCTCCGACGGAGCTGGTCGCGCGGCTCAGGTCGCAGCAGCCACGCTTCTATTGCAATTAGGCGGTCTTACAGAGGCGGAGTTTAAGAGCTTAGCAAAATACACTCAACCTTCGGTCACAAACTGGAAGGGCGACGTGGTCGGGCAAATGCGCATTGCGAAGGTAGGCTAG
- the lpxC gene encoding UDP-3-O-acyl-N-acetylglucosamine deacetylase, whose amino-acid sequence MFLQKTIRKKTVVHGIGIHSGDSCTLTFKPAPPDSGVYFIRSDLPGNPSLKVTAKNVQATSHQTTIGGEFFSVATIEHCLSALSALRIDNLFIELDGPEIPIGDGSARDFLQALLAVGIVEQDQPRKYCYITEPIYFSEGEKHAYVVPYHGLRLTVTIDFPNPVIGKQTIDLDINEQSFGRDVANARTFGFMKDVEALKARGLAKGGSLDNCIVLDGDQVVNPEGLRWADEFVRHKALDALGDLVTLEMPLMGHVVLYKAGHDIMNKLVKKIWDSPTSYRHVELGADISEEVQRYSGWSVPL is encoded by the coding sequence ATGTTTTTACAGAAAACGATTCGTAAAAAGACAGTTGTTCATGGAATCGGAATTCACTCCGGTGATTCCTGCACATTGACCTTTAAGCCGGCGCCTCCTGATTCCGGTGTTTACTTTATCCGCAGCGATCTCCCTGGAAATCCTTCTCTCAAAGTCACAGCGAAGAACGTGCAAGCGACTTCGCACCAGACAACTATTGGCGGAGAATTCTTTTCTGTCGCAACTATCGAGCACTGTCTTTCGGCATTGTCTGCGTTGCGCATTGATAATTTATTTATCGAACTCGACGGTCCCGAAATTCCCATCGGCGACGGCAGTGCTCGTGATTTTCTGCAAGCTTTGCTAGCTGTAGGAATCGTCGAGCAAGATCAACCGCGTAAGTATTGCTACATCACTGAGCCGATTTATTTCAGTGAAGGTGAGAAGCACGCTTACGTCGTTCCTTATCACGGACTGCGTTTAACTGTGACAATCGATTTCCCGAATCCTGTGATCGGCAAACAGACAATCGATCTTGATATCAACGAACAGTCTTTCGGTCGCGACGTTGCTAACGCCAGAACCTTTGGTTTTATGAAGGACGTCGAAGCTTTAAAAGCCCGCGGCCTTGCAAAAGGGGGAAGCCTCGATAACTGCATCGTTCTTGATGGCGATCAGGTTGTCAACCCTGAAGGCCTGCGCTGGGCGGATGAATTCGTTCGTCACAAAGCTTTGGATGCTCTCGGCGATTTAGTGACATTGGAAATGCCTTTAATGGGGCACGTAGTCCTTTACAAAGCCGGCCACGACATCATGAACAAACTTGTCAAAAAAATCTGGGACTCACCAACGAGCTACCGCCACGTCGAACTCGGGGCCGACATCTCCGAAGAAGTCCAACGCTACTCGGGCTGGAGCGTTCCTCTCTAA